One genomic window of Meleagris gallopavo isolate NT-WF06-2002-E0010 breed Aviagen turkey brand Nicholas breeding stock chromosome 22, Turkey_5.1, whole genome shotgun sequence includes the following:
- the PMEPA1 gene encoding protein TMEPAI isoform X2 → MWFFYEVAGLKAHGAHVCVCLGVLWGKDAAVLCHRLLGQIPPPHTPLSAAFSGGSQYVSLSLAAELEFVQIIIIVVVMMVMVVVITCLLNHYKLSARSFISRHSQGRRRDENLSSEGSLWPSESTVSGSGMAEQIYTPRPSERLAVPSFLQRDRFNRFQPTYPYLQHEIDLPPTISLSDGEEPPPYQGPCTLQLRDPEQQMELNRESVRAPPNRTIFDSDLIDNSVYGGPCPPSSNSGISATCYGSNGRMEGPPPTYSEVIGHYPGATFYQHQQNNSGVPSLLEGSRLHPSQINGLESTTAWNKEKEKQKGHPF, encoded by the exons ATGTGGTTTTTTTACGAAGTAGCTGGGCTGAAAGCACACGGAGCccacgtgtgtgtgtgtctgggAGTGTTGTGGGGGAAggatgcagctgtgctgtgtcacCGCCTGCTTGGCCAAATTCCTCCTCCTCACACTCCATTAAGTGCTGCTTTTTCAGGTGGCTCACAatatgtctctctctctcttgcagCGGAGTTGGAGTTTGTACAGATAATCATCATCGTGGTGGTGAtgatggtgatggtggtggtgatcACTTGCCTGCTGAACCACTACAAACTCTCTGCGCGATCCTTCATCAGCCGGCACAGCCAAGGGAGGCGGAGAGATGAGAATCTGTCATCA GAGGGCAGCCTGTGGCCGTCGGAAAGCACTGTGTCGGGGAGCGGGATGGCTGAG CAGATCTACACCCCGCGGCCCAGCGAGCGCCTGGCGGTGCCGTCCTTCCTGCAGCGGGACCGCTTCAACAGGTTCCAGCCCACCTACCCCTACCTGCAGCACGAGATCGACCTGCCCCCCACCATCTCGCTGTCGGACGGCGAGGAGCCCCCCCCGTACCAGGGACCCTGCACTCTGCAGCTGCGCGACCCCGAGCAGCAAATGGAGCTCAACAGGGAGTCGGTGCGCGCACCCCCCAACAGAACCATCTTCGACAGTGACTTGATAGATAACTCGGTGTACGGGGGGCCGTGCCCCCCCAGCAGTAACTCTGGCATCAGCGCGACCTGCTATGGGAGCAACGGCAGGATGGAGGGCCCGCCGCCCACCTACAGCGAGGTGATCGGGCACTACCCCGGAGCCACGTTCTACCAGCACCAGCAGAACAACAGCGGGGTGCCCTCGCTGCTGGAGGGCAGCAGACTCCATCCCTCACAAATCAATGGCCTTGAGAGCACAACGGCGtggaacaaagagaaagagaaacagaaagggcaccccttttaa
- the PMEPA1 gene encoding protein TMEPAI isoform X1, which produces MWFFYEVAGLKAHGAHVCVCLGVLWGKDAAVLCHRLLGQIPPPHTPLSAAFSGGSQYVSLSLAAELEFVQIIIIVVVMMVMVVVITCLLNHYKLSARSFISRHSQGRRRDENLSSEGSLWPSESTVSGSGMAEQQIYTPRPSERLAVPSFLQRDRFNRFQPTYPYLQHEIDLPPTISLSDGEEPPPYQGPCTLQLRDPEQQMELNRESVRAPPNRTIFDSDLIDNSVYGGPCPPSSNSGISATCYGSNGRMEGPPPTYSEVIGHYPGATFYQHQQNNSGVPSLLEGSRLHPSQINGLESTTAWNKEKEKQKGHPF; this is translated from the exons ATGTGGTTTTTTTACGAAGTAGCTGGGCTGAAAGCACACGGAGCccacgtgtgtgtgtgtctgggAGTGTTGTGGGGGAAggatgcagctgtgctgtgtcacCGCCTGCTTGGCCAAATTCCTCCTCCTCACACTCCATTAAGTGCTGCTTTTTCAGGTGGCTCACAatatgtctctctctctcttgcagCGGAGTTGGAGTTTGTACAGATAATCATCATCGTGGTGGTGAtgatggtgatggtggtggtgatcACTTGCCTGCTGAACCACTACAAACTCTCTGCGCGATCCTTCATCAGCCGGCACAGCCAAGGGAGGCGGAGAGATGAGAATCTGTCATCA GAGGGCAGCCTGTGGCCGTCGGAAAGCACTGTGTCGGGGAGCGGGATGGCTGAG CAGCAGATCTACACCCCGCGGCCCAGCGAGCGCCTGGCGGTGCCGTCCTTCCTGCAGCGGGACCGCTTCAACAGGTTCCAGCCCACCTACCCCTACCTGCAGCACGAGATCGACCTGCCCCCCACCATCTCGCTGTCGGACGGCGAGGAGCCCCCCCCGTACCAGGGACCCTGCACTCTGCAGCTGCGCGACCCCGAGCAGCAAATGGAGCTCAACAGGGAGTCGGTGCGCGCACCCCCCAACAGAACCATCTTCGACAGTGACTTGATAGATAACTCGGTGTACGGGGGGCCGTGCCCCCCCAGCAGTAACTCTGGCATCAGCGCGACCTGCTATGGGAGCAACGGCAGGATGGAGGGCCCGCCGCCCACCTACAGCGAGGTGATCGGGCACTACCCCGGAGCCACGTTCTACCAGCACCAGCAGAACAACAGCGGGGTGCCCTCGCTGCTGGAGGGCAGCAGACTCCATCCCTCACAAATCAATGGCCTTGAGAGCACAACGGCGtggaacaaagagaaagagaaacagaaagggcaccccttttaa
- the PMEPA1 gene encoding protein TMEPAI isoform X3 has translation MWFFYEVAGLKAHGAHVCVCLGVLWGKDAAVLCHRLLGQIPPPHTPLSAAFSGGSQYVSLSLAAELEFVQIIIIVVVMMVMVVVITCLLNHYKLSARSFISRHSQGRRRDENLSSQQIYTPRPSERLAVPSFLQRDRFNRFQPTYPYLQHEIDLPPTISLSDGEEPPPYQGPCTLQLRDPEQQMELNRESVRAPPNRTIFDSDLIDNSVYGGPCPPSSNSGISATCYGSNGRMEGPPPTYSEVIGHYPGATFYQHQQNNSGVPSLLEGSRLHPSQINGLESTTAWNKEKEKQKGHPF, from the exons ATGTGGTTTTTTTACGAAGTAGCTGGGCTGAAAGCACACGGAGCccacgtgtgtgtgtgtctgggAGTGTTGTGGGGGAAggatgcagctgtgctgtgtcacCGCCTGCTTGGCCAAATTCCTCCTCCTCACACTCCATTAAGTGCTGCTTTTTCAGGTGGCTCACAatatgtctctctctctcttgcagCGGAGTTGGAGTTTGTACAGATAATCATCATCGTGGTGGTGAtgatggtgatggtggtggtgatcACTTGCCTGCTGAACCACTACAAACTCTCTGCGCGATCCTTCATCAGCCGGCACAGCCAAGGGAGGCGGAGAGATGAGAATCTGTCATCA CAGCAGATCTACACCCCGCGGCCCAGCGAGCGCCTGGCGGTGCCGTCCTTCCTGCAGCGGGACCGCTTCAACAGGTTCCAGCCCACCTACCCCTACCTGCAGCACGAGATCGACCTGCCCCCCACCATCTCGCTGTCGGACGGCGAGGAGCCCCCCCCGTACCAGGGACCCTGCACTCTGCAGCTGCGCGACCCCGAGCAGCAAATGGAGCTCAACAGGGAGTCGGTGCGCGCACCCCCCAACAGAACCATCTTCGACAGTGACTTGATAGATAACTCGGTGTACGGGGGGCCGTGCCCCCCCAGCAGTAACTCTGGCATCAGCGCGACCTGCTATGGGAGCAACGGCAGGATGGAGGGCCCGCCGCCCACCTACAGCGAGGTGATCGGGCACTACCCCGGAGCCACGTTCTACCAGCACCAGCAGAACAACAGCGGGGTGCCCTCGCTGCTGGAGGGCAGCAGACTCCATCCCTCACAAATCAATGGCCTTGAGAGCACAACGGCGtggaacaaagagaaagagaaacagaaagggcaccccttttaa